The Anaerolineae bacterium genome includes a window with the following:
- a CDS encoding CPBP family intramembrane metalloprotease, which produces MSWQRFLLKDGRLHPGWRAFLFLPLYIITQTATGAAFILAFYLPTRRIPEIRPPSVFLIGLELVITGALVVLVFVMRRFVDGKSFRSLGFEVGRRLLPDAGLGLALGFFLMALVFALHVSLGWAAVGQILPLSQALQVLVLSFFFLLTAALNEELAFRGYFLQNLEEAFGTAWAVAVSSIIFSLFHFLNPHFSRLAFINIALAGVLFAVAYLLTRNLWLPTVLHFSWNYFQGPVFGFPVSGIAFPSILNLEIRSGNFILSGGAFGPEGGLSGTIATLLGIAILWLWMGRNAPKR; this is translated from the coding sequence ATGAGCTGGCAGAGGTTTTTACTGAAAGACGGCAGGCTTCACCCTGGGTGGCGGGCTTTCCTCTTCCTGCCTCTATACATTATTACACAAACCGCCACGGGAGCGGCCTTTATCCTTGCTTTTTACCTCCCAACTCGCAGGATTCCCGAGATTCGCCCTCCTTCGGTCTTTCTAATCGGGCTGGAACTGGTGATTACAGGAGCCCTGGTGGTTCTGGTTTTCGTTATGAGGCGTTTTGTGGACGGCAAAAGTTTTAGAAGCCTCGGCTTTGAGGTGGGCAGAAGGTTGTTACCGGATGCAGGCCTTGGGTTAGCTCTGGGATTTTTCCTTATGGCCCTGGTTTTTGCTCTACACGTTTCGCTCGGATGGGCTGCGGTGGGTCAAATTCTTCCTTTGTCGCAAGCCCTTCAGGTCCTTGTCCTCTCTTTCTTTTTCCTGCTTACCGCTGCTTTGAACGAAGAATTGGCCTTCCGTGGGTATTTCCTGCAGAACTTGGAGGAAGCTTTTGGAACTGCCTGGGCGGTGGCCGTTTCCTCCATTATCTTCTCCCTCTTTCACTTCCTCAACCCTCATTTTTCACGGCTTGCTTTTATCAATATTGCTCTTGCAGGAGTGCTTTTTGCGGTAGCTTACCTTTTGACCCGCAACCTGTGGCTTCCCACGGTCCTGCATTTTTCCTGGAATTATTTCCAGGGGCCTGTCTTTGGCTTCCCCGTGAGTGGCATCGCGTTTCCCAGCATCCTGAATTTGGAAATCCGCTCCGGAAATTTCATCCTTTCGGGAGGAGCCTTCGGCCCTGAGGGAGGGCTTTCGGGCACTATCGCTACTTTGC
- a CDS encoding glycosyltransferase — translation MRILHVYKDYFPVTGGIENHIRLLAREQARSGHDVTVLVTNLKPKTVEELREGVRVIKAARLAHVASTPLSISFFRLMGKIPAQVVHLHFPYPPGEVANFLRGRGKISVLTYHSDVVRQRFILALYYPLLLRILSRIDGIIVTSPRYLDSSPFLQLFREKCAVIPLGVEVERFASASEEEVSAIRHRYGHPLILFVGKLRYYKGIPYLLEAMRNLEARLLIVGSGPMGKAWKKLSSEMGLDGKVFFLGEVEDEKLPAFYHACDLFVLPASHRSEAFGTVLIEAMAAGKPVISTELGTGTSWINRDGETGLVVPPRDPEALARAVKFLLENEPLRFQMGEKARLYARSFSVEEMTRKVLDFYQELLEGKRR, via the coding sequence ATGCGTATCCTTCACGTCTACAAGGATTATTTTCCCGTCACTGGGGGGATAGAAAATCACATACGCCTTCTGGCCCGGGAACAGGCCCGCAGCGGCCACGATGTAACGGTGCTGGTTACGAACCTTAAGCCCAAGACTGTGGAAGAGCTACGGGAAGGGGTCAGGGTTATAAAGGCAGCACGCCTGGCTCATGTTGCCTCAACCCCATTGAGTATCTCCTTCTTCCGCCTTATGGGGAAAATTCCGGCGCAAGTTGTGCATCTCCATTTCCCTTACCCCCCGGGAGAAGTGGCCAACTTTCTCAGAGGACGGGGGAAAATTTCTGTCTTAACCTACCACAGCGATGTAGTTCGACAGAGGTTTATCCTGGCTCTTTACTATCCCCTCCTTCTGCGCATCCTCAGCCGAATTGATGGCATCATTGTCACAAGTCCCCGTTACCTGGATTCTTCGCCCTTTCTGCAGCTTTTCCGGGAAAAATGTGCTGTGATCCCTCTCGGAGTAGAAGTGGAACGCTTTGCCTCCGCTTCCGAAGAGGAGGTGTCCGCTATCCGCCATCGCTACGGTCATCCTCTTATCCTTTTCGTGGGCAAGCTCCGCTACTACAAGGGCATCCCCTACCTCCTGGAGGCTATGAGAAATCTGGAAGCCAGACTCCTGATCGTGGGTTCGGGGCCGATGGGGAAGGCGTGGAAAAAGCTTTCATCGGAAATGGGGCTTGATGGGAAAGTCTTTTTCCTGGGCGAAGTGGAGGATGAGAAGCTTCCCGCTTTTTACCATGCCTGCGACCTTTTCGTCCTGCCCGCTTCTCACCGGAGCGAGGCCTTTGGCACAGTCCTTATAGAAGCGATGGCGGCCGGCAAACCTGTCATTTCCACCGAACTGGGAACCGGAACCTCCTGGATAAATAGAGATGGAGAAACCGGGCTTGTGGTCCCCCCACGCGATCCGGAAGCCCTGGCCAGAGCTGTAAAGTTTTTGCTGGAGAACGAGCCCCTTCGTTTCCAGATGGGCGAGAAGGCTCGTCTTTACGCCCGCTCCTTTTCGGTGGAGGAGATGACCCGCAAAGTGCTGGATTTTTACCAGGAACTTCTGGAGGGGAAGCGACGATGA
- a CDS encoding N-acetylmuramoyl-L-alanine amidase, translating to MPLKIITIKIPSAEELLKAQGFTPEEVQKYLELLREKYGPPEKLTPGEYTLEIPEEAIPHPFTNQDLINAIYKLAESRGENGWALLKRAGLTHLVNKRYEFYSGPPVESLTGLTLEERRLLAQILGITLPPIPEIEAPPIVHAGPTPNFTPGRGGNPIDLIVLHYTAGGSVESTISWFKNPRSKTSAHYLVARDGTIYQFVRDEDTAWHAGIPPRPGLSVEENRKREERARIIRPNQRSIGIEIDNWGSLRKTNGGFLTWNGKLYQGEVLEFGESYWEPYTEAQYQTLIKLIRYLCQKHSIPPNYPPEGPGNYHQDAGVLASFRGILGHCALDDTKPDPGPHFDWEKLAEGLTS from the coding sequence ATGCCCCTTAAGATTATAACTATCAAGATTCCCAGCGCTGAGGAGCTTCTGAAAGCTCAGGGATTTACTCCCGAGGAAGTCCAGAAATACCTTGAACTTCTGAGGGAGAAATATGGCCCCCCGGAGAAGCTCACCCCTGGGGAATATACCCTGGAAATACCCGAAGAAGCCATCCCACATCCCTTTACGAACCAGGATCTCATCAATGCGATTTACAAGTTGGCCGAGAGCCGCGGGGAAAACGGTTGGGCTCTGCTCAAGAGGGCAGGCCTCACCCACCTGGTCAACAAGCGCTATGAGTTCTATTCAGGCCCTCCAGTGGAATCCTTGACCGGGTTAACCCTGGAGGAGCGCAGGCTCCTGGCTCAAATTTTGGGCATCACCCTGCCTCCTATCCCTGAAATAGAAGCTCCTCCCATAGTCCATGCTGGGCCAACCCCCAACTTCACCCCTGGAAGAGGAGGCAACCCGATAGACCTCATTGTCCTGCATTATACAGCAGGGGGAAGCGTTGAAAGCACCATCTCCTGGTTCAAGAATCCGCGATCGAAGACCAGTGCTCACTATCTTGTGGCCAGGGATGGCACGATTTACCAGTTTGTCAGAGATGAAGATACCGCCTGGCATGCAGGTATACCCCCAAGGCCCGGCCTATCGGTGGAAGAGAACCGGAAGCGAGAGGAGAGGGCCAGGATAATCCGCCCCAACCAGAGAAGCATCGGAATTGAGATAGATAACTGGGGGTCCCTCAGGAAAACCAATGGGGGCTTTTTGACCTGGAATGGGAAGCTTTATCAGGGTGAAGTCCTAGAGTTTGGGGAAAGTTACTGGGAGCCTTACACCGAAGCGCAGTACCAGACCCTGATAAAGCTCATCCGTTACCTCTGCCAGAAGCACTCCATACCTCCCAATTATCCTCCCGAAGGACCAGGAAATTACCATCAGGATGCGGGCGTTTTAGCTTCTTTCAGGGGAATCCTGGGGCATTGCGCTCTGGATGATACTAAGCCGGACCCCGGTCCCCATTTTGATTGGGAGAAATTGGCCGAAGGGCTCACCAGTTAA